The Kazachstania africana CBS 2517 chromosome 8, complete genome genome contains a region encoding:
- the NOP9 gene encoding RNA-binding RNA processing protein NOP9 (similar to Saccharomyces cerevisiae YJL010C; ancestral locus Anc_5.247), with product MGSSKPRGRKLLAKKKQEQFEPAPVISEETYNENDRQEDTSNPQMFYGVLDREELEYFKQAESTLTIDAFESPEEKQHFVTSIIEEAKGKELKLVTSQICSKLMERILLECDDIQLKQLFQVFNGMFYGMACHKYASHVLETLLVRATALVEKELLTPSFDEVTKDDGVVLASMENMFLYMLNELKPHMKEMINHQYASHTLRLVILILSSKVLPSSTQNNSTLRSKKSKIARKMIELKDNDDFNKVYQTPESFKIQLREMLTQLYREFTNNATSRSEISLTLVSKFREYCVDKVASPVIQLIIQVEGIFDRDRSFWRLIFNTTEEKDPKEESFVEYLLSDPVGSHFLQNVTSFGRIKYVERLYNLYMKDRIVKLVKRDTTAAFVIQSLLKHLKSTQVKEILDALIPELSMLLNSNMDFGTAIINASDKNDNYLREEVIEQLIKKYYPSESESKNILESCLQLSSSTLGNTRDDWPTAEERRRSLFLEQLIDYDDKFLNITIESMLALPEERLLQMCYHGVFSHVVEHVLQTTRVEIIKRRLLLNVLCKDAVNLSCNAYGSHIMDKLWEFTSKLTLYKERIANALNADAGKVKNSTYGRQVWKNWNLELFVRKRFDWKRLIKEQDAALFPDSKPLQPKRPRDKETKDEPRKQFKHR from the coding sequence ATGGGGTCTTCGAAGCCAAGAGGTAGAAAGTTACTTGCTAAAAAGAAGCAGGAGCAATTTGAACCAGCTCCAGTGATCTCCGAAGAGACATATAACGAGAATGACAGGCAGGAAGATACATCTAATCCGCAGATGTTCTATGGCGTGCTAGACAGAGAAGAGTTAGAATATTTCAAGCAAGCTGAGTCCACGTTGACTATTGATGCATTTGAGTCACCAGAGGAGAAGCAGCATTTTGTTACGAGTATTATCGAAGAAGCCAAGGGGAAGGAATTGAAGCTTGTTACATCGCAGATCTGTTCCAAACTGATGGAACGTATCCTACTTGAATGTGACGAcattcaattgaaacaGTTGTTCCAGGTGTTCAATGGTATGTTCTATGGTATGGCCTGCCACAAGTATGCGTCTCACGTTCTAGAGACGCTTCTAGTGAGGGCTACAGCGCTGGTAGAGAAGGAGCTATTGACACCCTCATTTGATGAAGTGACTAAAGACGATGGGGTCGTACTTGCCTCCATGGAGAACATGTTTTTGTACATGTTAAATGAGTTGAAGCCTCACATGAAAGAGATGATCAACCATCAGTATGCATCGCACACATTGAGACTTGTCATCCTGATTTTATCCTCTAAGGTGCTGCCAAGCTCCACCCAGAACAATTCTACATTACGTTCCAAAAAATCGAAGATTGCACGTAAGATGATCGAGTTGAAGGATAACGACGATTTCAATAAGGTGTATCAGACGCCCGAATCGTTCAAGATCCAGTTACGTGAGATGCTTACTCAACTGTACAGAGAGTTCACAAACAATGCGACTTCCCGTTCTGAAATCAGCCTTACCCTGGTGAGTAAGTTCAGAGAATATTGTGTAGACAAGGTTGCGTCACCAGTGATCCAGCTAATCATCCAAGTGGAAGGTATCTTCGACAGAGATCGTTCGTTCTGGAGACTCATATTCAACACCACGGAGGAAAAGGACCCAAAGGAAGAGTCCTTTGTTGAGTATTTGTTATCGGATCCCGTGGGTTCCCATTTCTTGCAAAACGTGACTAGTTTTGGTAGAATCAAGTACGTGGAGAGACTGTACAATTTGTATATGAAAGATCGGATAGTGAAGCTTGTGAAGAGAGACACAACAGCTGCTTTCGTCATCCAGAGTCTGTTAAAGCATTTGAAGAGCACTCAGGTGAAAGAAATTCTGGACGCATTGATTCCAGAATTGAGCATGCTATTGAATTCCAACATGGATTTTGGTACTGCGATCATCAATGCCAGTGATAAGAATGACAACTATTTGAGAGAGGAGGTGATTGAACAATTGATCAAGAAGTATTATCCATCCGAATCAGAGTCGAAGAACATCCTGGAGAGCTGTCTCCAACTGAGCTCATCGACGTTAGGTAACACCCGCGACGATTGGCCCACAGCAGAAGAAAGAAGACGTTCTCTGTTTTTGGAACAATTAATAGACTACGATGAcaagtttttgaatatcACTATTGAAAGTATGCTAGCTTTACCGGAAGAGAGATTACTCCAAATGTGCTACCATGGAGTGTTTTCACATGTTGTAGAACATGTTCTACAGACCACCAGAGTAGAGATTATCAAGAGAAGGTTATTATTAAACGTACTGTGCAAAGATGCTGTAAATCTTTCATGTAACGCATACGGCTCCCATATCATGGATAAACTGTGGGAGTTCACATCGAAACTAACGCTATACAAAGAGCGTATCGCAAATGCATTGAATGCAGATGCTGGTAAAGTGAAAAATAGTACTTATGGCAGACAAGTATGGAAGAACTGGAACCTAGAACTGTTCGTACGTAAGAGATTCGACTGGAAGAGGCTAATTAAAGAACAAGATGCAGCTTTGTTCCCAGATTCCAAACCTCTACAACCTAAACGTCCTAGGGACAAGGAAACCAAGGACGAACCAAGAAAGCAATTCAAACATAGGTGA
- the RPC25 gene encoding DNA-directed RNA polymerase III subunit RPC25 (similar to Saccharomyces cerevisiae RPC25 (YKL144C); ancestral locus Anc_5.250), with translation MFILSRVNDLVRIPPDQFHRDAVSSITHQLNDRYANKVIPHVGLCVTVYDILEADEGQLKPGDGSSYVNVTFRALVFKPFVGEIVTGWISKCTAEGIQVSLLGLFDDIFIPKNMLFEGCYFEPNDLAWIWPMDEETKLYFDVNEKVRFRVEKEIFVDVKPKAPREQEQDEQEEEAQDKAVEKSPAYALLGSCQTDGMGLVSWWE, from the coding sequence ATGTTTATACTGTCTAGAGTGAATGATCTGGTCAGGATCCCACCAGACCAGTTCCACAGAGACGCTGTGTCGTCGATTACGCACCAGTTGAACGACAGATATGCGAACAAGGTGATACCTCACGTCGGGTTGTGTGTAACGGTTTATGATATATTGGAAGCTGATGAAGGTCAGTTGAAGCCCGGTGACGGTTCCTCGTACGTGAATGTGACGTTCAGGGCATTGGTGTTCAAGCCATTTGTCGGAGAAATCGTTACTGGATGGATCTCCAAGTGTACTGCTGAAGGTATTCAAGTGTCACTTCTGGGTCTTTTCgatgatattttcattccAAAGAATATGCTCTTTGAAGGTTGTTACTTCGAACCTAATGATCTGGCGTGGATTTGGCCCATGGACGAAGAGACCAAGTTGTATTTCGATGTCAATGAGAAGGTCAGATTTAGAGTAGAGAAGGAGATTTTTGTTGATGTTAAACCAAAGGCTCCAAGAGAACAAGAACAGGACGAACAGGAGGAAGAGGCTCAGGATAAAGCTGTGGAAAAGTCGCCTGCTTACGCACTGCTGGGTAGTTGCCAGACAGACGGCATGGGACTCGTCAGCTGGTGGGAATGA
- the COG5 gene encoding Golgi transport complex subunit COG5 (similar to Saccharomyces cerevisiae COG5 (YNL051W); ancestral locus Anc_2.260), with translation MSGDLEEFEDILQRDFNPRQFANDVLKATNNDSDHFQLDIETSIKKIKYDIREVESRIDKTIDTHPWAVLEQIDKTKLVNSTLEEGLKPSLQYLDLSYGRLQDEVLIPYEKAQKLQSALSKVHQTSTLLRDSLIYIHLLNKITTLNNSMKTLTMDNSIQLASLYTQLQYNLEQNQNLKSLKVIKNYESSVIQSNKKKLIDFLVLTLSKECLNTFKLQNNQQTIAKLSNALFLVSPQDFTATIHRIILSNVATNSQILQRTINSIKNFNESFKEVVNKSHDIFRLEQILSSVKTDNNSNILTEYSSQRKPKFSTPRELFWSKISSNFKKDLEVSLNRGGPVGKSLLKNKDLVFNSINELMPLSTDNNDYQNDLKIMLNSVSALSKQQS, from the coding sequence ATGTCAGGTGATTTGGAAGAGTTCGAAGATATTCTACAGAGGGATTTCAATCCAAGACAGTTTGCTAACGATGTTTTAAAGGCTACAAATAACGATTCGGaccattttcaattggaCATTGAGACCTCCATAAAGAAGATTAAGTACGATATCAGGGAAGTAGAATCTAGAATCGACAAAACCATCGACACGCATCCATGGGCCGTTTTGGAACAGATTgataaaacaaaattagTCAATTCTACGCTGGAAGAAGGGCTCAAACCAAGCTTACAATATCTGGATTTATCATACGGTAGATTACAGGATGAAGTGTTAATTCCTTACGAAAAGGCTCAGAAGTTGCAAAGTGCATTGAGTAAAGTACATCAAACTTCCACTCTTCTTAGGGATTCTTTGATTTACATTCACCTTCTCAATAAAATTACCACTTTaaacaattcaatgaaaacATTAACTATGGATAACTCAATACAATTGGCATCACTATACACTCAGTTGCAGTATAATTTAGAACAGAatcagaatttgaaatcgtTGAAGGTCATTAAAAACTATGAATCAAGTgtaattcaatcaaataagaagaaactcATAGACTTCCTCGTTTTAACTCTATCAAAAGAATGTTTAAACACTTTCAAATTACAGAATAACCAGCAAACTATAGccaaattatcaaatgcCCTGTTTCTAGTGTCTCCTCAGGACTTCACAGCCACAATTCATAGAATCATCTTGTCTAATGTGGCCACAAATTCtcaaattttacaaagaaCGATAAACTCAATAaagaatttcaatgaatcgTTTAAGGAAGTCGTTAACAAGAGTCACGATATATTCAGATTGGAGCAGATATTGTCTAGTGTCAAAACAGACAATAACAGTAATATTTTAACGGAATATTCATCCCAAAGGAAACCAAAATTCTCAACTCCAAGAGAATTGTTTTGGTCCAAGATTTCatccaatttcaaaaaggATTTAGAAGTTTCCCTCAATAGGGGTGGTCCAGTTGGTAAATCCCTGctcaaaaataaagacCTCGTCttcaattcaatcaatGAATTAATGCCTTTATCAACGGATAATAACGATTATCAAAATGATCTGAAAATAATGCTAAATTCTGTGTCAGCTCTTTCCAAGCAACAGTCTTAA
- the KAFR0H03500 gene encoding uncharacterized protein (similar to Saccharomyces cerevisiae YNL050C; ancestral locus Anc_2.261) yields the protein MNDIYVVSRSELFQKVDNVTNDDSILEPIEFDIKEPEVLEEGDGEASTESFEFFPLFSNSDLTKIDLNTLDEKEEEIVIENKRPDSYYFSNWSTHEKLDFAKVAVSYDDVIGQGVMGRYARYNERLIDLHEYNGRIDNVLKRDSKLRKRKPGKNQRMARKLAIERQKERDEMEIKIRRQQKKKFHKRGGKKNKKKPFNPLANAGAVPS from the exons ATGAatgatatatatgt AGTGTCGAGGTCTGAACTTTTCCAGAAAGTTGATAATGTTACTAATGATGACAGCATACTAGAGCcgattgaatttgatattaaagAGCCGGAAGTATTGGAAGAAGGTGATGGAGAGGCGAGTACAGAGTCATTTGAGTTCTTTCCACTGTTTTCAAATAGCGATCTGACGAAAATTGATCTGAATACGTTGGATgagaaggaagaagagatagtaattgaaaataagagGCCCGATAGCTATTATTTTAGTAATTGGAGCACACATGAGAAATTAGATTTTGCTAAGGTTGCAGTAAGTTACGATGATGTGATAGGCCAGGGTGTTATGGGTAGATATGCTCGGTATAACGAGCGTCTGATTGATTTACACGAATATAACGGCAGAATTGATAATGTTTTAAAACGAGATAGTAAGTTACGGAAGAGAAAGCCTGGTAAGAATCAAAGAATGGCCAGGAAATTGGCGATCGAACGTCAAAAGGAGCGTGATGAAATGGAGATTAAAATAAGAAGAcagcagaagaagaagtttcATAAAAGAGGTGGtaaaaagaataagaagaagCCATTCAATCCCTTAGCAAATGCAGGCGCAGTACCGTCATAA
- the MRP8 gene encoding Mrp8p (similar to Saccharomyces cerevisiae MRP8 (YKL142W); ancestral locus Anc_5.248) — MTSELETLKKQIADLHELVKKQSLIITKTGQNVLQLQLEKQRADVNKLGPTQPKVPIDFDSTDFASDQDLVDLVAELQGELNIVDERAIRRTANSTKTKATDIIAPLPNADGETPTVKDSFFPITLKDFISISDVNLVRVAKFYERLPPTVEEQQRIDNYLEGKVQDLSISQPSDESILKELQDYSKDEVDDMFNDVARYLGLTSRRGTETW, encoded by the coding sequence ATGACAAGCGAATTGgaaactttgaagaaacagaTTGCAGATTTGCATGAATTAGTGAAAAAACAGAGTTTGATCATAACAAAAACTGGTCAAAATGTCTTACAATTACAACTTGAAAAGCAAAGGGCCGATGTTAATAAGCTGGGGCCTACCCAGCCTAAGGTACCTATCGATTTTGATTCGACGGATTTCGCCTCTGATCAGGATTTGGTGGATTTAGTGGCAGAGTTGCAGGGtgaattgaatattgtAGATGAAAGGGCTATCAGAAGAACTGCCAACTCCACAAAGACAAAGGCTACTGATATAATTGCCCCTTTACCAAATGCAGATGGTGAGACTCCAACTGTTAAGGACAGTTTCTTTCCCATCACTCTAAAGGATTTTATTTCCATTTCCGACGTTAACTTGGTTAGGGTTGCAAAATTCTATGAACGCTTACCTCCTACAGTGGAAGAACAGCAACGTATCGATAATTATTTGGAAGGTAAAGTGCAAGACTTGTCTATTTCGCAGCCCAGTGATGAAAGTATATTGAAGGAACTCCAGGATTACTCAAAGGATGAAGTCGATGATATGTTCAATGATGTTGCAAGATATTTGGGTCTAACTTCCAGGAGAGGTACTGAGACGTGGTAG
- the LTV1 gene encoding ribosome biogenesis protein LTV1 (similar to Saccharomyces cerevisiae LTV1 (YKL143W); ancestral locus Anc_5.249), translating into MSKRFSKQNAQKYVVVHRPHDDPHFYDEGASKHILVPVDDPNAKKQSGVPATVKVEPKGENKHVGEAALYGIEFDDSKYDYTQHLRPMGVNADSVFIPAKAETAGGKKKNIDDLFVEPEYKETDGVKPKSVFVRGVADPEYLKHQQDVSEDITGFRPNMDPALREVLEALEDDAYVVNDDIVVASKKPADAEEEEDEDDVFAELLQGGEVADEDEVDEWDIDNFEDYEDETYLKEMEQFDNLENLDDLQNIDYQADVRRFQMQSKGDMDLQSENEFNDEEEEEENDMLGELPTIKTNQKSKKKQRRKKGAMSDISGFSMSSSAIARTETMTVLDDHYDQIITGYENYEEEQEEEEDNYKPFNMENERSDFESMLDDFLDNYELEKGGRKLVKKNPEVQRMKDAADEVSKGKLSMKRNRERQKQVDNLTNSLSSLKF; encoded by the coding sequence ATGTCCAAACGGTTCAGCAAGCAGAACGCACAGAAGTACGTGGTGGTGCACAGACCACACGATGACCCACATTTCTATGATGAAGGCGCGTCGAAGCATATCTTGGTTCCTGTGGACGATCCTAATGCGAAGAAGCAGTCTGGTGTTCCTGCTACGGTGAAAGTGGAGCCAAAGGGCGAGAACAAGCATGTGGGGGAAGCTGCTTTGTATGGTATCGAGTTTGATGACTCGAAGTACGATTATACGCAGCATTTGAGGCCCATGGGTGTGAATGCAGACTCCGTTTTCATTCCTGCTAAAGCAGAAACCGCAGGTggtaagaagaagaatattgaCGACTTGTTCGTGGAGCCAGAATACAAGGAAACCGATGGTGTGAAGCCCAAGTCTGTGTTTGTGAGAGGCGTAGCTGATCCTGAGTATTTGAAACATCAACAGGACGTTTCTGAAGATATTACGGGGTTCAGGCCGAATATGGATCCAGCTCTTAGAGAAGTCCTTGAAGCATTGGAAGACGACGCATATGTGGTGAATGACGATATCGTTGTGGCCTCCAAGAAGCCTGCCGatgctgaagaagaagaagacgaagatGACGTGTTTGCCGAATTGTTGCAAGGTGGTGAGGTTgctgatgaagatgaagtcGACGAATGGgatattgataattttgaagattacGAGGATGAAACGTActtgaaagaaatggaaCAGTTTGATAATCTGGAAAACTTGGACGATTTGCAGAATATCGACTACCAGGCAGATGTCAGAAGATTCCAAATGCAATCGAAGGGAGATATGGACCTACaatctgaaaatgaattcaatgacgaggaagaagaagaagaaaacgaCATGTTGGGAGAACTACCGACCATAAAAACCAACCAGAAGAGCAAGAAGAAGCAGCGTCGCAAGAAAGGTGCCATGTCCGACATCTCTGGGTTCTCCATGAGTTCCAGTGCCATCGCAAGAACGGAAACCATGACTGTACTTGACGATCACTACGACCAGATCATAACCGGCTACGAAAACTATGAAGAAgagcaagaagaagaagaagacaacTATAAACCTTTCAACATGGAGAATGAACGTTCTGATTTCGAATCCATGCTAGATGATTTCCTCGACAACTACGAACTGGAGAAAGGTGGCCGGAAATTGGTCAAAAAGAACCCAGAAGTTCAGAGAATGAAGGACGCTGCTGATGAAGTCTCCAAGGGTAAACTCTCGATGAAAAGAAACCGTGAGCGTCAAAAGCAGGTGGATAATTTGACCAACTCTTTAAGTAGTTTAAAGttttaa
- the KAFR0H03580 gene encoding uncharacterized protein, with translation MAQLTFLFSVIITLVNFCSALDWPFPTMTEVNGTYWQAFNYLSCLNASHFPGDTLVGYDDAGILVVALNSSLVNTTAADQIRTTCYIAFRSRFKNALEFYDTEAPELEDATTLSAVLAQPQYLSRTEPWPPARSRRNHSSISSNTTLTRRTEEYYEMFLSEYSGCASSDLILTYPLECMSYASSFTSLEFSNPSSKYILRGYAWPHHDCTKGNEKSYVVGPGSSSGCFKRTTYSYYGVFQDDDCYGVEEYNCQEATTNDISSIIMTGAVYLMMALLASS, from the coding sequence ATGGCCCAACTTACTTTTCTCTTCAGCGTTATCATAACATTAGTTAACTTCTGCTCTGCGCTAGATTGGCCATTTCCAACTATGACAGAAGTCAACGGAACCTACTGGCAAGCGTTCAATTATTTGAGTTGCTTAAATGCCAGTCATTTTCCAGGTGACACATTGGTCGGTTATGATGACGCTGGCATATTAGTTGTAGCACTTAACTCGTCACTAGTTAATACTACTGCGGCTGACCAGATTCGGACCACGTGCTATATTGCTTTCCGTAGTCGTTTCAAGAATGCTTTGGAATTTTACGACACAGAGGCACCGGAGCTGGAGGATGCGACGACATTGAGTGCGGTACTAGCCCAGCCGCAATATTTGTCACGGACGGAGCCCTGGCCCCCCGCGAGGAGTAGGAGGAACCATAGCTCAATAAGTAGCAATACCACGCTAACACGCAGGACCGAGGAGTATTATGAGATGTTTCTATCAGAGTACTCAGGTTGCGCTAGTTCAGATCTAATTTTGACGTACCCTTTGGAGTGTATGTCCTATGCGAGTTCTTTCACATCATTAGAGTTTAGCAACCCTTCCTCCAAATATATCTTGAGAGGTTACGCATGGCCGCATCACGATTGTACCAAGGGCAACGAAAAGTCATATGTGGTTGGCCCGGGTAGCAGTTCGGGCTGCTTCAAGCGAACGACGTACTCTTACTACGGCGTTTTTCAAGATGACGACTGCTATGGAGTAGAAGAGTACAATTGCCAAGAAGCTACGACCAACGACATATCCTCAATAATCATGACAGGGGCAGTATACCTAATGATGGCCCTACTAGCCTCTAGCTAA
- the CCT8 gene encoding chaperonin-containing T-complex subunit CCT8 (similar to Saccharomyces cerevisiae CCT8 (YJL008C); ancestral locus Anc_5.246) — protein sequence MSLRLPQNPNAGLFKQGYNSYSNADGQINKSIAAVRELHQMCLTSMGPCGRNKIIVNHLGKIILTNDAATMLRELDIVHPAVKVLVMATEQQKIDMGDGTNLVMVLAGELLNVSEKLVALGLSPVEIIQGYNMAKNFTLEELDKLVVDEVSDKTKKEELLKIIKPVISSKQYGSEDILSSLVAEAVSYVLPKGSVSNPYFNVDSIRVVKIMGGSLANSSVIKGMVFNREPEGHVKSLPEGEKHKVAVFTCPLDIANTETKGTVLLHNAQEMLDFSKGEEKQIDAMMKEIADMGVKCIVAGAGVGELALHYLNRYGILVLKVPSKFELRRICRVCGATPMPRLGAPTPEELGVVDTVKTMEIGGDRVTVFKQEADEVTRTSTIILRGATQNNLDDIERAIDGGVSAIKGLMKQAGGQLLPGAGATEIELVSRITKFGEKTPGLLQLAIKQFALAFEVIPRTLAETSGLEVNEVLPNLYASHANESEESLYQGIDVDGEQEEGIKDIREEGIYDMLATKKFAINVATEAATTVLSVDQIIMAKKAGGPAAPQAPRPGNWDQAD from the coding sequence ATGTCATTGAGATTGCCACAGAACCCCAATGCGGGCTTGTTCAAGCAAGGGTACAACAGTTACTCGAATGCCGACGGTCAGATCAATAAATCCATTGCTGCTGTTCGTGAACTACATCAGATGTGTCTGACCTCTATGGGTCCATGCGGGAGAAACAAGATCATCGTCAACCATTTGGGTAAGATTATTCTCACTAATGATGCTGCTACTATGTTGCGTGAGTTGGATATTGTTCATCCAGCCGTGAAGGTCCTCGTGATGGCCACTGAACAGCAAAAGATCGACATGGGTGATGGTACCAACTTAGTCATGGTTCTCGCTGGggaattattgaatgtatCTGAGAAGTTAGTTGCCCTGGGATTGTCTCCGGTGGAAATCATTCAGGGTTACAATATGGCCAAGAATTTCActcttgaagaattggaCAAGTTGGTTGTCGATGAAGTTAGCGATAAAACCAAGAAGGAAGAGCTCCTAAAGATCATTAAGCCTGTGATTTCGTCAAAACAATATGGGTCTGAAGATATTCTAAGCAGCTTGGTTGCCGAGGCCGTCTCCTATGTGCTACCAAAGGGCTCTGTCAGCAACCCATACTTCAACGTCGACTCTATCCGTGTCGTTAAGATCATGGGTGGGTCTCTTGCCAACTCCTCAGTCATCAAAGGTATGGTGTTCAACAGAGAACCAGAAGGCCATGTGAAATCCCTGCCAGAAGGTGAGAAACATAAAGTTGCCGTCTTTACCTGTCCATTAGACATTGCCAACACCGAGACCAAGGGAACTGTTTTACTGCATAACGCTCAAGAAATGCTCGACTTCTCGAAAggtgaagaaaaacaaattgaTGCCATGATGAAAGAGATTGCTGACATGGGTGTGAAATGTATTGTTGCTGGTGCTGGCGTGGGTGAACTGGCTCTACATTACTTGAACAGATATGGAATTCTCGTTTTGAAAGTTCCAAGCAAGTTTGAATTGAGAAGAATATGCCGTGTATGCGGTGCTACACCAATGCCAAGACTCGGTGCTCCAACACCAGAAGAATTAGGTGTAGTGGATACCGTAAAGACCATGGAAATCGGTGGTGATAGAGTTACTGTTTTCAAGCAAGAAGCAGACGAGGTTACGAGAACATCCACAATCATTCTCAGAGGTGCCACACAAAACAACCTGGACGACATAGAAAGAGCTATTGACGGTGGTGTGTCCGCCATTAAGGGTTTAATGAAGCAAGCAGGTGGCCAGCTATTGCCTGGTGCCGGTGCCACTGAAATCGAGCTAGTCTCTAGAATCACCAAGTTCGGTGAAAAGACCCCTGGTTTGCTACAACTTGCTATCAAGCAATTTGCTCTAGCATTCGAAGTCATTCCACGTACACTTGCTGAAACCTCCGGTCTCGAAGTGAACGAAGTATTACCAAACTTGTACGCCTCCCATGCCAACGAGAGCGAAGAAAGTCTGTATCAGGGTATTGACGTTGATGGAGAACAGGAAGAAGGGATCAAGGACATCAGAGAAGAAGGTATCTACGACATGCTAGCCACGAAGAAGTTCGCAATTAATGTTGCCACGGAAGCTGCCACTACAGTCCTGTCTGTGGACCAAATCATCATGGCCAAGAAGGCGGGTGGACCAGCAGCCCCTCAAGCACCAAGACCAGGTAACTGGGACCAAGCGGACTAG
- the KAFR0H03575 gene encoding uncharacterized protein: protein MARLTFLFSVIITLVNFCSALDWPFPTMTEVNGTYWQAFNYLSCLNASHFPGDTLVGYDDAGVLVVALNSSLVNTTMADQIMTTCYIALRTNVRNALEFYDTEAPELEDATTLSAVLAQAEYLLRTEPLAPSRSRRNCSSISSNTTLTRRTEEYYEMFLHEYSDCCAFL, encoded by the coding sequence ATGGCCCGACTTACTTTTCTCTTCAGCGTTATTATAACATTGGTTAACTTCTGCTCTGCGCTAGATTGGCCATTTCCAACTATGACAGAAGTCAACGGAACCTACTGGCAAGCGTTCAATTATTTGAGTTGCTTAAATGCCAGTCATTTTCCAGGTGACACATTGGTCGGTTATGATGACGCTGGCGTATTAGTCGTAGCACTTAACTCGTCATTAGTTAATACCACTATGGCTGACCAGATCATGACCACGTGTTATATTGCTTTGCGTACTAATGTCAGGAATGCCTTGGAATTTTACGACACAGAGGCACCGGAGCTGGAGGATGCGACAACATTGAGTGCGGTACTAGCCCAGGCAGAATACTTGTTACGGACTGAGCCCTTGGCCCCTTCGAGAAGTAGGAGGAACTGTAGCTCAATAAGTAGCAATACCACGCTAACACGCAGGACCGAGGAGTATTATGAGATGTTTCTACACGAGTACTCAGATTGCTGCGCCTTTTTATGA